The genome window AAAACCCTGATCGCCTGGGCATATAGCGTACGGGATTTCCAGATTTCGGGAGGCCCAGGCTGGATCGATTCCACCCACTACGATATCGAGGGGAGGGCCGATGGCAGTCCGAGCCAGGACCAGATAAAACAGATGATGCAAACGCTGCTGGGTGAACGGTTCGGGCTCTCACTGCACAAAGGTACCAAAGAACTCCCAATCTATAGATTGACCCTGGCAAAGGGCGGTTTCAAACTGCGAGCGCTCAAGGAAGGAGACTGCATTGTCTTTGACCCCACGCACCCACCGTTGTCG of Terriglobia bacterium contains these proteins:
- a CDS encoding TIGR03435 family protein, which codes for MNNSVSPNSNIRPEPGRLVVSNMPVKTLIAWAYSVRDFQISGGPGWIDSTHYDIEGRADGSPSQDQIKQMMQTLLGERFGLSLHKGTKELPIYRLTLAKGGFKLRALKEGDCIVFDPTHPPLSPKLTASDFCGNLTMGRGSFEGTSATISDLAVSLSQIVDRTVVDG